Part of the Streptomyces antimycoticus genome, CACCGAATCCGCCACGCGCCCGCTCCTCCGCTCACCCGGCCTTCTCCCGACCGATGCCCTGGTGGTGATCCGCCATGCCCGCTCTGCCCCGCCCCGCCTCCGGACCCGGCTCGCGTTACACCGCGCGCGCCGCACTCACCCGACCCAGGCCCACACCAGCACGGCACCGCACGGACCCTGCTGCCCTCACCCGCAGCCTCACCGCCCGCGACCTGTGGATCACCGCCATGGTCCACGAACACCGCGTCCTGACCACCACACAGATCGCCCGCATCGCCTTCACCAGCCAACGCTCCGCCCAACGGCGCCTGCGCGTCCTCCACCACCACGCCGTCCTGGACTCCTTCCGCCCACTGACCCAGCACGGCTCCGCACCCGAGCACTACACCCTCGGCCCCACCGGCGTCAGCGTCATCGCCGCCCACGCCGGATGCGAACCAGCCGCCCTCGGCTGGCGCCCCACCACCACCGGCCGCATCGCCTACTCCCCATCCCTCGGCCACGACATCGGCGTCAACGAACTCCTCACCCACCTCGCCGCCCCCACCCCACACGCCACCCACGGCCGCCTGACGCTGTGGCTGTCCGAACGGTCCTGCGCCAGACGCTGGGACGACATGATCCGCCCCGACGCCTACGCCCACTGGCACCACCCCACCACCCCCGACGCGGACAACCCGGGCCTGCTGCCGTTCTTCCTCGAATACGACACCGGCTCCCAGCCCCTGCCCCGCGTCGAAGCCAAACTCGCCGGCTACGCCGCCTTCACCACCTCCACCAACACCCGCCCCGCCCTCCTCATCCACACCCGCACCGCCTCCCGCGACCGCGCCCTCCGCCACCGCCTCACCCAACCCGCCCGCGACCTCGGCCTGTACGTCGCGACCTCCTCCGCCGACTTCACCACCCACACCCCCTGGGGCCCCTGGTGGGCACCCCTCCACCCCACAGCCCCACGCACCACCCTCACCGGCCTCACCACCCACTGGCCCCACCTCACCCCCGCCACCATCGACCCCACCGACGCCGACACCACCCTCATCCTCCCCACCCCACCCCGGCCACCCACAACGCCGGACGGCCGATGAGCCTGTTCGCCAAGACCACCACCGGAGTCGGCTGCGCGCTCATCGCCCTTCCCCTGCTCGCCGCCCTCACGATCACCGCACTCCTCAGCTCCCTCATCCCCGGCACCAGCGCCAACACCGCCGCCCCGGGCAGGAACGCGCTGCAAGACATCCCTGCGAGCATGCTGACGCTGTACCAGCGCGCCGTCCCCGTGTGCCCGGGTCTGTCCTGGACGATCCTCGCCGCCATCGGCAAGGCCGAGACCAACCACGGACGCCACCCCACCATGCGATCCTCCGCAGGAGCCGTAGGCCCCATGCAATTCCTGCCGTCCACCTTCAAGCTCTACGCACATCCAGTACCGGCAGGCGGGCGCAGACCTCCGACGCCGTGGGACCCGGTCGACGCGGTGTTCGCCGCGGCCCGCCTGCTGTGCACACACGGCGCCCGACACAACAAGAACATCGAGCGGGCGATCTACGCCTACAACCCCTCCCACACCTACGTCGCAGACGTTCTACGGATCGCACGCCGCTACGCCGCCGCCCTCCCTACAACCTCCGCTGCCGGCCGGGAGGTGGTGGCCTTCGCCCGCCGCCAGCTCGGCACCCCCTACGTCTGGGGCGGCGACGGCCCCGCCGAAGGCGGCTTCGACTGCTCCGGCCTCACCAAAGCCGCCTACGCCACCATCCACATCGGCCTCCCGCGCGTGGCACAGGCCCAGTACGACGCCGGCCCCCGCCTCCCCGCCGGAACACCCCTCCTACCAGGCGACCTGCTGTTCTTCGGCACCAGCCCGCGGGCCGTCACGCACGTCGGTATCTACAGCGGCCACCACCACATGATCGACGCACCCCACCCCGGCGCCGTGGTCAGAGAAACCCGCGTCCAGCTGACCGGCCCCACCTACCAGGGAGCAACCCGCCCGAGCCCGCGCGGTACGCAGTGAGCACGCACCCCACCCCCGCCGAGATCGACACCTTGATGCGCACGCTCGTCCGCATCCTGGCCGGCGTCGCCGCCGTCGCCCTCATCTTCACCGCCGTCAACGTCACCCTCTTCGCGGTCGATCACCACATCCCCTGGCCGATCGCCGTCCTCCTCGACCCGATGGTCGCCCTCACCCTCACCACCGTCCTCTACGCCGACGCACGACTCGCCGCCTGGAACATCCCCCCACCACGCTGGTCCACCACCCTGCGCTGGTCCACCGGCCTGGCCGCCACCGTCATGAACACCTGGACCTCCCTCTGGCCCGACGACCACATCGGCTGGCCCCGCCACGCCGACCCCGCCGGAGTGCTCCTCCACGCAGTGCCACCCCTGCTCCTCATCGGCCTAACAGAAACCGTCGCCGCCTACCGCCGCTGCACCTCCCAAACACGCCCGCACCCCACCACCGCACCCCACGACAACCACCCTGAGGAGCACCCCAGGAACACACCGGGAGCACCCACAGCCCCCGCTCCACCACCGTCCGAGCGCACTGATGAGGAAGACGGGCGCCCGACAGCGGCCACCACACGCCACGACAGCCACGAACCCACCCCCGATGGACCCGTGGACCAGCCAGATGAACACAGCCGCGCAGACGCCGATGTGTACGCGCGGGCTCTCGCACTGGATCTCGCGGCCCGCCAGCACACCGGTCAGCCGATCAGCATCCGCCAGCTCCGCCGCCACCTGCACCTGGGCCAACACCGCGCCCGAGAGCTCCGCACCCGGCTCGACACCGAGCGCACCCCGGGAGCACCCGCACCTCACCCCGCACCCCAAACCGCACCCGGCGGGCCGCTCCAAGAAGCACCCGCCCGAGGGACGGGAGCGGCTTGACTAGTCGGCCGCCACAGAGCGTTCATAGTCGTCGCCGCGGACCACCGCGTAGGCCACGCGCCGCGAGCACCCCGGCCGGGGCTCTCTCCACAACCGCCCACCACCGCACGCGGGAGACCCCACCATGCCAACCACCACCAACACCGACAACATCACAACCACCCCCAACCAACCCGACCCCGCTCAGCTATCCGGCGCCACCGCCGCCGTATGGGCCGCACTGAACAACCAGCCCGGCACCACCAGCACCACCCTCGCCCAGGCCGCCAGTGCCGGCCAGTCCACCACGACCAAGGCCCTCCGCCACTTCGAGCAGACCGGCCTCGCCCACCGAGAGAGCGCCGCTCCCGATGGCAGCGGCCGCCCCGTCAATCACTGGTACCCCACACCCACACCCACACCCGACCCTGACACCAGCACCTCACCGGACACGACGGACGA contains:
- a CDS encoding replication-relaxation family protein, with product MPALPRPASGPGSRYTARAALTRPRPTPARHRTDPAALTRSLTARDLWITAMVHEHRVLTTTQIARIAFTSQRSAQRRLRVLHHHAVLDSFRPLTQHGSAPEHYTLGPTGVSVIAAHAGCEPAALGWRPTTTGRIAYSPSLGHDIGVNELLTHLAAPTPHATHGRLTLWLSERSCARRWDDMIRPDAYAHWHHPTTPDADNPGLLPFFLEYDTGSQPLPRVEAKLAGYAAFTTSTNTRPALLIHTRTASRDRALRHRLTQPARDLGLYVATSSADFTTHTPWGPWWAPLHPTAPRTTLTGLTTHWPHLTPATIDPTDADTTLILPTPPRPPTTPDGR
- a CDS encoding C40 family peptidase, encoding MSLFAKTTTGVGCALIALPLLAALTITALLSSLIPGTSANTAAPGRNALQDIPASMLTLYQRAVPVCPGLSWTILAAIGKAETNHGRHPTMRSSAGAVGPMQFLPSTFKLYAHPVPAGGRRPPTPWDPVDAVFAAARLLCTHGARHNKNIERAIYAYNPSHTYVADVLRIARRYAAALPTTSAAGREVVAFARRQLGTPYVWGGDGPAEGGFDCSGLTKAAYATIHIGLPRVAQAQYDAGPRLPAGTPLLPGDLLFFGTSPRAVTHVGIYSGHHHMIDAPHPGAVVRETRVQLTGPTYQGATRPSPRGTQ